One part of the Herbiconiux aconitum genome encodes these proteins:
- a CDS encoding OmpL47-type beta-barrel domain-containing protein codes for MTSHTPPTFARRLLPAALAVAALILTPLAPAAAANASSQSALAPAGSSAALAAVVADPLLEIPGFDVSAFQHPTDQKPAVLWFWDRTQTEAQIDAKLESIHAAGFTETVIFRWFGDIPEAYFSGAWFDRVEHLLQKSRELGMTVWLDNDDKFPSGSAGGFIVNGGTVGDTTYAPRPDLRVKTLASGGSAVRSGGRPIALQDLFGSSVQLENGQVVADSTSAPGITLLRDGAGWTDYAVDATFSIVRATAGFMVRSPDERNGYLVDVRADGKIDVWNQRDGVFSALRVGSTTRPGWSATAPHDISISVVGSQIAITLDGVAEPPLSDATHPAGGLGMRVDGNQAWRLDDLNIASVPSGEVLYANDFSSEDSVSDFDAETSMLENVVAVAARPASGPGATDPDQIVDVTQDYLGDGVWDAPAGDWRIEAYRYTFRAGDRESYADTLDPEAQDLYTKIVFDEYYDRFSDYFGSTLVGFADDEPEVGRHGDDLPPWTPALAERLTDSGLDTATVVSSLFNDYGAAGETLRSQYYRAMSDQWVDAYWKTKYDWAEAHGVSVLSNPLYDEYGPAGRVHESGNLLTMHQWAQVPGTDLIADQVENGMVRNLPYEPASVAHQLGRPLVYDELMGATGWQKSLADVRQGTAMSAVRGINKALFHATFDAPETAPFPPTFSDDNVWWKFLPEVTEWTGRLMEFGRHTTAAPTAVLQMQRAAEAVQLGDQSSVDQPFFAVEHSLEDAQVDFDLLDEGALSGDPAILAPAVVTADGTLTVGRMTYSTVVVPQAPLVSLEAVQTLLAFAQAGGEVVFAGAPPMTELHGRDAELASALAAISAAGGERVVTTEVPGAAGAAAAALGQAGVQLAAPSPNVRVLRFQEGTTAGYLLLNEGKSAVATDVTFPAAGVPVLWDPDTGDVTEFSTYRTDDAGTTARMTLEPGVPVGVTMSAATSEPAAHALSTTGPGVVQAVSGANGQVTASVRSSESGTTDVRATDGRTEYFGSVVTPELPAGIPLDGDWTMQLGNGSAAVDRPLKSWTDLAANYSGTATYTHEFDLTAAQAATAWTLDLGRVANAAEVSVNGTAIGDRIAAPYRLDLGDALVEGTNTLTITVTNTDGNSRGIVADSGLLGPVALTPFAVTTAELGALSDGGVRTTGASATMDASGVFAAVTVEVENTTDEEVTGVAEISGSGWQPGPGAPVTVPPGGTATATATVSASGFIPDGTVELTAAFVVDGSRVDARFVTLDTSFSTPPVEAGDHVDLGDAASESAHHVTASATSGTNTEAGLTRRYGGYRVPDAWYQFDLDVTAGQPFLLQGLETYNGDPQVKGYRVFVDGSLVATRLNVRDLHQEGTAAYRLVVPADAVASDRVTVRFQSLSNPDYSDPSVADVWAVPLAADTTAPVVTASVSAGLPGDGGWQRGPATVLLTAVDDRPGDIDLEYDAGDGWTAYEAGITVAAEGITTIAYRATDAAGNASESGTVPVQIDSIAPAVTAALDHEYAPDVAIAPASLTLTGTDAGSGVAETRYRVDEGAWTTGAQIDLADAGTHTITYAAADVAGNVSADAEYRVTVLAEAPTGPMVSASVSKAGQAGWHLGGAAVTLTATPGSASAAIPSIEYALGDGDWQSYSAPVALAEGSTTVRYRATDDDGRVSPAASITARVDATAPRGWAWFSTEGDAYTTVQDELSGAGLGQYSVDGESWFGGLDALVAGTELSGHPELWFRSTDVAGNSGEIVRAERQEAPSSLDVLPGRTIVAEGYAFTPGSEVRVELHSDPVLLGTGVATARGVVTVHSVVPASVAAGSHSLVFVEEAGGSVTIPADVLANTGSGALLPAGIALVVLLTGGLLVVARRIRRRPDARTSGH; via the coding sequence ATGACGTCGCACACGCCGCCCACTTTCGCCCGCAGACTGCTTCCCGCCGCACTCGCCGTGGCCGCTCTGATTCTGACCCCGCTCGCGCCCGCCGCGGCAGCGAACGCATCGTCGCAGAGCGCTTTGGCACCGGCCGGATCGTCGGCGGCGCTGGCCGCGGTCGTCGCCGACCCGCTGCTCGAGATCCCCGGCTTCGACGTCTCGGCGTTCCAGCATCCGACCGACCAGAAGCCGGCCGTGCTCTGGTTCTGGGATCGCACGCAGACCGAGGCGCAGATCGACGCCAAACTCGAATCCATCCACGCTGCCGGATTCACCGAGACGGTGATCTTCCGCTGGTTCGGCGACATCCCGGAGGCCTACTTCTCGGGGGCCTGGTTCGACCGGGTGGAACACCTGCTGCAGAAGTCGCGCGAACTCGGCATGACGGTCTGGCTCGACAACGACGACAAGTTCCCGAGCGGATCGGCCGGCGGCTTCATCGTGAACGGCGGCACCGTCGGCGACACCACGTACGCGCCACGGCCCGACCTGCGCGTGAAGACCCTGGCATCCGGTGGCTCTGCCGTGCGGAGCGGCGGACGGCCGATCGCGCTGCAGGATCTCTTCGGCAGCAGCGTGCAGCTCGAGAACGGGCAGGTGGTGGCCGATTCGACCAGCGCGCCCGGCATCACCCTGCTGCGCGACGGCGCCGGCTGGACCGACTACGCGGTCGACGCGACCTTCAGCATCGTGCGGGCCACGGCAGGATTCATGGTGCGCTCCCCCGACGAGCGGAACGGCTACCTCGTCGACGTGCGCGCCGACGGCAAGATCGACGTGTGGAACCAGCGCGACGGCGTTTTCAGCGCGCTGCGGGTCGGGTCGACCACCCGGCCCGGCTGGTCGGCGACCGCTCCGCACGACATCTCGATCAGCGTGGTCGGGTCACAGATCGCGATCACGCTCGACGGTGTCGCCGAACCGCCGCTCTCGGATGCCACGCATCCGGCCGGCGGCCTGGGCATGCGGGTCGACGGCAATCAGGCCTGGCGACTCGACGACCTGAACATCGCCTCCGTTCCCTCGGGCGAGGTGCTCTACGCCAACGACTTCAGTTCGGAGGACTCCGTCTCCGACTTCGACGCCGAGACCTCGATGCTCGAGAACGTGGTCGCCGTGGCCGCCCGGCCGGCCAGTGGCCCCGGCGCCACCGACCCGGACCAGATCGTCGACGTGACCCAGGACTACCTGGGCGACGGTGTCTGGGACGCCCCCGCGGGCGACTGGCGTATCGAGGCCTACCGGTACACTTTCCGCGCCGGAGACCGCGAATCGTATGCCGACACCCTCGATCCGGAGGCGCAGGATCTCTACACGAAGATCGTCTTCGACGAGTACTACGACCGGTTCAGCGACTACTTCGGCAGCACTCTGGTCGGTTTCGCCGACGACGAGCCGGAGGTAGGCCGTCACGGCGACGACCTGCCGCCCTGGACGCCGGCGCTGGCCGAGCGCCTCACCGACTCGGGGCTCGACACCGCCACCGTGGTGTCGTCGCTCTTCAACGATTACGGCGCGGCCGGTGAGACCCTGCGGTCGCAGTACTACCGCGCGATGTCCGACCAGTGGGTCGACGCCTACTGGAAGACCAAGTACGACTGGGCCGAGGCGCACGGCGTGAGCGTGCTGTCGAATCCGCTCTACGACGAGTACGGCCCGGCCGGCCGCGTGCACGAGTCGGGCAACCTGCTCACCATGCACCAGTGGGCGCAGGTGCCGGGCACCGACCTGATCGCCGATCAGGTGGAGAACGGGATGGTGCGCAACCTGCCCTACGAGCCCGCCAGCGTCGCCCACCAGCTCGGCCGGCCCCTCGTCTACGACGAGCTCATGGGCGCCACCGGATGGCAGAAGTCGCTCGCCGACGTGCGCCAGGGCACCGCGATGTCGGCGGTGCGCGGCATCAACAAGGCACTGTTCCACGCCACCTTCGACGCGCCGGAGACGGCGCCCTTCCCGCCGACCTTCAGCGACGACAACGTGTGGTGGAAGTTCCTGCCCGAGGTCACCGAATGGACCGGCCGGCTGATGGAGTTCGGTCGCCACACCACCGCCGCACCGACCGCCGTGCTGCAGATGCAGCGCGCGGCCGAGGCCGTGCAGCTCGGCGACCAGTCGTCGGTCGACCAGCCGTTCTTCGCCGTGGAGCATTCGCTCGAAGACGCCCAGGTGGACTTCGACCTGCTCGACGAAGGGGCCCTGAGCGGCGATCCGGCGATCCTCGCCCCCGCCGTGGTGACGGCCGACGGCACGCTCACGGTGGGCCGGATGACGTACTCGACGGTCGTCGTTCCGCAGGCGCCGCTGGTGTCGCTCGAAGCCGTGCAGACCTTGCTCGCGTTCGCCCAGGCCGGCGGCGAGGTGGTGTTCGCCGGTGCTCCTCCGATGACCGAGCTCCACGGGCGCGACGCCGAACTAGCATCCGCTCTCGCCGCCATCAGCGCGGCCGGCGGCGAGCGCGTGGTCACCACCGAGGTTCCGGGCGCGGCCGGCGCCGCCGCTGCGGCACTCGGCCAGGCGGGCGTGCAGCTCGCCGCCCCGAGCCCCAACGTGCGGGTGCTCCGTTTCCAGGAAGGAACGACCGCAGGCTACCTGCTGCTGAACGAGGGCAAGTCGGCGGTCGCGACCGACGTCACCTTCCCGGCCGCGGGCGTTCCGGTGCTCTGGGATCCCGACACCGGCGACGTGACCGAATTCTCGACCTACCGCACCGACGACGCGGGAACCACCGCGCGGATGACCCTCGAGCCCGGTGTGCCGGTGGGCGTCACCATGTCGGCCGCCACGTCGGAGCCGGCGGCGCACGCCCTCTCCACCACGGGCCCGGGGGTCGTTCAGGCGGTGTCGGGGGCGAACGGCCAGGTCACCGCCTCCGTGCGCAGCTCCGAATCCGGAACGACGGATGTGCGAGCCACCGACGGCCGCACCGAGTACTTCGGATCGGTGGTCACCCCCGAACTGCCCGCGGGCATCCCGCTCGACGGTGACTGGACGATGCAGCTCGGCAACGGCTCGGCCGCGGTCGACCGTCCCCTGAAGAGCTGGACCGATCTCGCCGCGAACTACTCCGGCACCGCCACCTACACCCACGAGTTCGATCTCACCGCCGCGCAGGCTGCGACGGCATGGACGCTCGATCTCGGCCGGGTCGCCAATGCGGCGGAGGTCAGCGTGAACGGCACGGCGATCGGAGACCGCATCGCGGCGCCCTACCGCCTCGACCTCGGCGACGCCCTGGTCGAAGGAACCAACACGCTCACCATCACGGTCACGAACACCGACGGCAACTCGCGCGGTATCGTCGCCGACTCCGGTCTGCTCGGCCCGGTGGCCCTGACCCCGTTCGCGGTCACCACGGCCGAGCTCGGCGCCCTGTCCGACGGCGGAGTGCGCACCACCGGGGCGAGCGCCACGATGGACGCCTCCGGCGTGTTCGCCGCGGTGACGGTCGAGGTCGAGAACACCACCGACGAGGAGGTCACCGGCGTCGCCGAGATCTCGGGGTCAGGATGGCAGCCCGGGCCGGGCGCTCCGGTCACCGTTCCGCCGGGTGGCACGGCCACCGCAACGGCCACTGTGTCGGCATCCGGATTCATCCCCGACGGCACGGTGGAGCTCACCGCCGCCTTCGTGGTCGACGGCAGCCGGGTGGATGCGCGATTCGTCACGCTCGATACCTCGTTCAGCACCCCACCGGTGGAGGCGGGCGACCACGTCGACCTCGGCGACGCGGCCTCCGAGTCGGCGCACCACGTCACCGCCTCGGCCACGAGCGGCACGAACACCGAAGCCGGACTCACCCGCCGCTACGGCGGCTACCGGGTGCCCGACGCCTGGTATCAGTTCGATCTCGACGTGACGGCCGGGCAGCCGTTCCTGCTGCAGGGTCTCGAGACCTACAACGGCGACCCCCAGGTGAAGGGCTATCGGGTGTTCGTCGACGGTTCGCTCGTGGCCACGCGCCTCAATGTGCGCGACCTGCACCAGGAGGGCACGGCCGCTTACCGCCTGGTCGTGCCGGCCGATGCCGTCGCCTCCGACCGGGTGACGGTGCGGTTCCAGAGCCTCAGCAACCCCGACTACTCCGATCCGTCGGTCGCCGACGTCTGGGCCGTGCCGCTCGCGGCCGACACCACGGCCCCCGTCGTCACGGCCTCCGTCTCGGCCGGCCTGCCAGGAGACGGCGGCTGGCAGCGCGGGCCGGCGACGGTGCTGCTCACGGCGGTCGACGACCGCCCGGGCGACATCGACCTCGAGTACGACGCGGGCGACGGATGGACCGCCTACGAGGCAGGCATCACGGTCGCCGCCGAGGGCATCACGACGATCGCCTACCGCGCGACGGATGCCGCGGGCAACGCGTCGGAGTCGGGCACCGTGCCCGTGCAGATCGACTCGATCGCTCCGGCCGTGACGGCGGCGCTCGACCACGAGTACGCCCCGGATGTCGCGATCGCTCCGGCGTCGCTCACCCTCACCGGAACGGATGCCGGCTCCGGTGTCGCCGAGACCCGCTATCGGGTCGACGAGGGCGCGTGGACGACGGGGGCGCAGATCGACCTCGCCGATGCGGGAACGCACACCATCACCTACGCCGCTGCCGACGTGGCGGGGAACGTGAGTGCCGACGCGGAGTACCGGGTGACCGTCCTCGCTGAGGCGCCCACGGGGCCGATGGTCTCGGCGTCGGTGTCGAAGGCGGGGCAGGCCGGCTGGCATCTCGGCGGCGCAGCCGTCACGCTCACGGCCACCCCCGGCTCGGCCTCGGCGGCGATCCCGTCGATCGAGTACGCCCTCGGCGACGGCGACTGGCAGAGCTACTCGGCGCCGGTCGCGCTCGCGGAGGGGTCGACGACGGTGAGGTACCGCGCTACGGATGACGACGGGCGGGTGAGCCCGGCCGCCTCCATCACGGCGCGGGTCGACGCCACCGCACCCCGCGGCTGGGCCTGGTTCAGCACGGAGGGCGACGCCTACACGACCGTGCAGGACGAGCTGTCAGGAGCCGGCCTCGGTCAGTACTCGGTCGACGGCGAGTCCTGGTTCGGCGGTCTCGACGCGCTGGTGGCCGGCACGGAGCTGTCGGGGCATCCGGAGCTCTGGTTCCGCTCCACCGATGTGGCCGGCAACAGCGGCGAGATCGTGCGGGCGGAGCGGCAGGAGGCGCCCTCGTCGCTGGACGTTCTTCCCGGAAGGACGATCGTCGCCGAGGGGTACGCGTTCACGCCGGGCTCCGAGGTGCGGGTGGAGCTGCATTCCGACCCGGTGCTGCTCGGCACGGGTGTCGCGACGGCGCGGGGGGTGGTGACGGTGCACAGTGTGGTTCCGGCCTCCGTGGCCGCGGGCTCGCACAGCTTGGTGTTCGTGGAGGAGGCGGGCGGATCGGTCACGATCCCCGCCGACGTGCTCGCGAACACGGGCAGCGGCGCGCTCCTGCCGGCCGGCATCGCCCTGGTGGTGCTGCTGACCGGAGGGCTGCTGGTGGTCGCCCGGCGCATCCGTCGTCGCCCGGACGCTCGCACCTCAGGGCACTGA
- the acs gene encoding acetate--CoA ligase, producing MSSAAPSGETIVNLSNESRRYPPSAGFAGQANVDGSLWAAAAEDAVGFWAEQARRLDWHTPWHTTHSWTPARDARSADSARGHGGGGSDTDTAELTVPAAEWFAGGTLNVAVNCVDRHVAAGRGDKIALYVEGERGDRREICYAELQREVAKAANALTELGITKGDRVVIYLPVIAETVIITLAVARLGAIHSLVFGGFSAEALKFRVEDTGAKLLVTTDGQFRRGQAVPVKQNADEAVAGENAIEHVLVVRRTGDETPDVPWTPGRDLWWHETVDQASDQHTPEYFDSETPLFIIYTSGTTGKPKGLVHTSGGYLTQASWTHWAMFDVKPDDVHWCTADLAWVTAHTYEIYGPLSNGVTQVIYEGIPNSPHTARHFEIIERYGVTTYYTAPTLIRTLMTWFPDGVPAEYDLSSIRLLGTVGEAINPEAWVWFHENIGAGRAPIVDTWWQSETGAAIMAPLPGVTTLKPGSATRALPGLRTLVVDEQGTEVERGSGGYLVVAGTWPSMARTVWGNPQRYLDAYWRRYAEQGYFFSGDGAKYDLDGDIWLLGRVDDVINVSGHRLSTIEIESALVSHPLVGEAGVVGVHDDTTGQGIAAFVIPAQRSGAGGEQLDADGWRRAAAAIQSELRAHVAKEIGPIAKPRDIVLVPDLPKTRSGKIMRRLLGDIVDGRALGDTTSLQDEAVPAQILAIVRGVSVP from the coding sequence GTGAGTAGTGCTGCGCCCTCGGGGGAGACCATCGTCAATCTGTCGAACGAGAGCCGGCGGTACCCGCCGAGCGCCGGGTTCGCGGGTCAGGCGAACGTCGACGGGAGCCTCTGGGCGGCCGCGGCCGAGGACGCCGTGGGGTTCTGGGCCGAGCAGGCACGGCGCCTCGACTGGCACACGCCGTGGCACACCACGCACAGCTGGACGCCCGCGCGGGATGCCCGCAGCGCCGACAGCGCCCGCGGCCACGGCGGCGGCGGCAGCGATACCGACACCGCCGAGCTCACCGTGCCCGCCGCAGAGTGGTTCGCCGGCGGCACCCTCAATGTGGCCGTGAACTGCGTCGACCGACATGTCGCTGCGGGCCGGGGCGACAAGATCGCCCTGTACGTCGAAGGCGAGCGCGGTGACCGGCGGGAGATCTGCTATGCCGAGCTGCAGCGCGAGGTGGCCAAGGCGGCCAACGCCCTCACCGAGCTCGGCATCACGAAAGGCGATCGGGTCGTCATCTACCTTCCGGTCATCGCCGAGACGGTCATCATCACCCTCGCAGTGGCCCGCCTCGGCGCCATCCACTCGCTCGTGTTCGGTGGCTTCTCGGCCGAGGCCCTCAAATTCCGGGTCGAGGACACCGGGGCGAAGCTGCTCGTCACCACCGACGGCCAGTTCCGGCGCGGCCAGGCCGTGCCCGTCAAGCAGAACGCCGACGAAGCCGTAGCCGGCGAGAACGCCATCGAGCACGTGCTCGTGGTGCGCCGCACCGGCGACGAGACCCCGGATGTGCCGTGGACGCCAGGCCGCGACCTCTGGTGGCACGAGACCGTCGACCAGGCCAGCGACCAGCACACCCCCGAGTACTTCGACTCCGAGACGCCGCTGTTCATCATCTACACCAGCGGCACCACCGGAAAGCCCAAGGGCCTCGTGCACACCTCCGGCGGCTACCTCACGCAGGCATCCTGGACCCACTGGGCCATGTTCGACGTGAAGCCCGATGACGTGCACTGGTGCACCGCGGATCTCGCCTGGGTCACCGCGCACACGTACGAGATCTACGGCCCTCTCTCCAACGGCGTCACCCAGGTGATCTACGAGGGCATCCCGAACAGCCCGCACACTGCGCGGCACTTCGAGATCATCGAACGCTACGGCGTCACCACCTACTACACGGCTCCGACCCTCATCCGCACGCTGATGACGTGGTTCCCGGATGGCGTGCCAGCCGAATACGACCTGTCGAGCATCCGCTTGCTCGGCACGGTCGGCGAGGCGATCAACCCCGAGGCCTGGGTGTGGTTCCACGAGAACATCGGGGCCGGCCGCGCGCCCATCGTCGACACCTGGTGGCAGTCGGAGACGGGCGCGGCGATCATGGCGCCGTTGCCGGGCGTCACCACCTTGAAGCCCGGGAGTGCAACTCGCGCACTGCCCGGCCTCCGCACCCTCGTCGTCGACGAGCAGGGCACCGAGGTCGAGAGGGGCAGCGGCGGCTACCTCGTGGTGGCCGGCACCTGGCCGAGCATGGCCCGCACGGTGTGGGGGAATCCGCAGCGCTACCTCGACGCCTACTGGCGCCGCTACGCCGAGCAGGGCTACTTCTTCTCCGGAGACGGCGCGAAATACGACCTCGACGGCGACATCTGGTTGCTCGGCCGCGTCGACGACGTCATCAACGTCTCCGGTCACCGTCTCTCGACGATCGAGATCGAATCGGCGCTGGTGTCGCATCCGCTGGTCGGCGAAGCCGGCGTGGTGGGCGTGCACGACGACACCACTGGTCAGGGGATCGCCGCGTTCGTGATCCCCGCCCAGCGCAGCGGCGCCGGGGGAGAGCAGCTCGATGCCGACGGATGGCGCCGTGCCGCCGCCGCGATCCAGTCCGAGTTGCGCGCTCACGTCGCGAAGGAGATCGGCCCGATCGCCAAGCCCCGCGACATCGTGCTCGTGCCCGACCTGCCGAAGACCCGCTCGGGCAAGATCATGCGGCGCCTCCTCGGCGACATCGTCGACGGTCGGGCTCTGGGCGACACCACGAGTCTGCAAGACGAGGCGGTGCCGGCGCAGATCTTGGCGATCGTGCGCGGGGTGTCAGTGCCCTGA
- a CDS encoding EXPERA domain-containing protein, which translates to MTADSPAEPAAAAPLPTLEVTIDARGAKPPKPINLPLRQRPFDIAFAVIFLVFTVTSGISDLVPTIGIPITADSTNWLAQSNYWYGHDADPLFIDPPVWMRFVTGLSAFVYGPFYLLLAFCLLTGRNWIQLPAVIYASAISMITGVVVFGVEFFGEPEFQTQNPLKFLAFNLPYVIIPILLLIRMRKPLPFTRRW; encoded by the coding sequence GTGACCGCTGACTCTCCCGCTGAACCCGCTGCCGCCGCCCCGCTTCCGACCCTCGAGGTCACGATCGATGCGCGTGGGGCGAAGCCGCCGAAGCCGATCAATCTGCCGCTCCGGCAGCGGCCGTTCGACATCGCGTTCGCGGTGATCTTCCTGGTTTTCACGGTCACCAGCGGCATCAGCGATCTGGTGCCGACCATCGGCATCCCGATCACCGCCGACTCGACGAACTGGCTGGCTCAGTCGAACTACTGGTACGGCCACGACGCCGATCCGCTGTTCATCGACCCGCCGGTCTGGATGCGCTTCGTCACTGGCCTGTCGGCCTTCGTCTACGGCCCGTTCTACCTGCTGCTGGCCTTCTGCCTGCTCACGGGGCGCAACTGGATCCAGCTGCCTGCCGTCATCTACGCCTCGGCGATCTCGATGATCACGGGTGTCGTGGTGTTCGGTGTCGAGTTCTTCGGCGAGCCGGAATTCCAGACGCAGAATCCGCTGAAGTTCCTGGCCTTCAACCTGCCGTACGTCATCATCCCGATCCTGCTGCTGATCCGGATGCGAAAGCCCCTCCCCTTCACACGCCGCTGGTAG
- a CDS encoding FadR/GntR family transcriptional regulator — MKSLKRSGLVELTAEALTEQIAAGTWPVGSALPGEVKLAEQLGVGRSTVREATRALVQAGLLESRQGSGTYVLSTTPRDSWGSALHAAQVIEVYEVREALEVQAAALAAHRRTDDDLVRIRAAFEAREALVADQVARAVAFVDADLVFHRAVVEAAHNPLLLRIFDSFVPKLTETLVAVVREQSLVGHDLDATHAELLDAIVAADPAAAIAAVTSNVHETIQILRD; from the coding sequence ATGAAGTCGCTGAAGCGCAGTGGTCTGGTCGAACTCACGGCCGAAGCGCTCACCGAGCAGATCGCCGCCGGCACCTGGCCGGTCGGCTCGGCGCTGCCGGGCGAGGTCAAGCTCGCCGAACAGCTCGGCGTCGGCCGCTCCACCGTGCGCGAAGCCACGCGCGCCCTCGTGCAGGCAGGCCTCCTCGAATCGCGCCAGGGCTCGGGCACCTACGTGCTCTCCACCACCCCTCGCGACAGCTGGGGCTCTGCGCTGCACGCCGCCCAGGTCATCGAGGTCTACGAGGTGCGGGAGGCACTCGAGGTGCAAGCCGCCGCCCTCGCAGCGCACCGACGCACCGACGACGACCTCGTGCGCATCCGTGCCGCCTTCGAGGCCCGCGAAGCACTGGTGGCCGACCAGGTCGCCCGAGCGGTCGCGTTCGTCGACGCCGACCTCGTCTTCCACCGCGCCGTGGTCGAGGCGGCGCACAACCCGTTGCTGCTGCGCATCTTCGACTCCTTCGTGCCGAAGCTCACCGAGACGCTCGTCGCCGTGGTGCGCGAGCAGTCGCTCGTTGGCCACGACCTCGACGCCACCCATGCCGAACTCCTCGACGCCATCGTGGCCGCCGATCCGGCTGCGGCCATCGCTGCCGTGACCTCGAACGTGCACGAGACCATCCAGATTCTGCGCGACTGA
- a CDS encoding MFS transporter, with translation MRNPQRPRSGATATATTPGLWLLVSTHTVNDFYTGAVAALLPFLVLEQRYDYAAVAGITLAASSLSSVAQPVFGILSDRFASRWLILAGMAVAATGIALSGVVSGSYWLTWIVIALSGIGIAAYHPAATMAAREAGGGSNRSMSIFSVGGNVGVALAPTGVILTVGTLGLGATPLLAIPAVVMVVVYLLRMRVVRRRARPVTASVTPAPAGESFPSDSESRGAALEPAIDVALEEELVENAASSASASADGNSATDSAHPLDPPLRDDWRAFAWLTLVLAFWSVAYIGVSSFISLFQIQQFGVDEATASIALTVFPAAGAAGTLAGGFLADRWGRMRTIRSGYIAAALGTIVIVFAPNTVVVVAATAVVGFTIFLPFAPQITLSHSYLPNRVGTASGLTLGLTLSLGGFLNPLLGVLADNTTVHTVFALIAVLLAVGFALSFLLRERTALSSTKSL, from the coding sequence ATGAGAAACCCCCAGCGCCCCCGCTCCGGAGCCACGGCCACGGCCACCACCCCTGGCCTCTGGCTCCTGGTCTCCACCCACACGGTCAACGATTTCTACACCGGCGCCGTCGCCGCGCTCCTGCCCTTCCTCGTGCTGGAGCAGCGCTACGACTACGCGGCGGTGGCCGGCATCACCCTCGCCGCGAGCTCGCTCTCGAGCGTGGCGCAACCCGTCTTCGGCATTCTCAGCGACCGCTTCGCGTCGCGCTGGCTCATCCTCGCGGGAATGGCGGTGGCCGCCACCGGCATCGCCCTCAGCGGCGTCGTCTCGGGCTCGTACTGGCTCACCTGGATCGTCATCGCCCTCTCGGGCATCGGCATCGCCGCCTACCACCCGGCCGCCACCATGGCCGCGCGCGAAGCCGGCGGCGGGTCGAACCGCTCGATGAGCATCTTCTCCGTGGGCGGCAACGTCGGCGTCGCGCTCGCGCCCACCGGCGTCATCCTCACCGTCGGCACGCTCGGGCTCGGGGCGACTCCCCTGCTCGCCATCCCCGCGGTCGTCATGGTCGTCGTGTACCTGCTCCGGATGCGCGTGGTGCGCAGGCGCGCCCGCCCCGTCACCGCCTCGGTCACCCCTGCGCCCGCCGGTGAGTCGTTTCCCTCCGACTCGGAGTCGCGCGGCGCCGCCCTGGAGCCCGCGATCGACGTCGCACTCGAGGAAGAGCTCGTCGAGAACGCCGCGAGCTCGGCGTCTGCGTCAGCCGACGGGAACTCGGCGACGGATTCGGCGCATCCGCTCGACCCACCCCTCCGCGACGACTGGCGCGCCTTCGCCTGGCTCACCCTGGTGCTCGCGTTCTGGTCGGTCGCCTACATCGGCGTCTCGTCGTTCATCTCCCTGTTCCAGATCCAGCAATTCGGCGTCGACGAGGCCACCGCTTCCATCGCGCTCACCGTCTTCCCGGCCGCGGGAGCCGCGGGCACGCTCGCCGGGGGCTTTCTCGCCGACCGGTGGGGTCGGATGCGCACCATCCGCTCGGGCTACATCGCGGCGGCGCTCGGCACGATCGTGATCGTGTTCGCGCCGAACACGGTCGTCGTGGTTGCCGCGACCGCCGTCGTGGGGTTCACGATCTTCTTGCCCTTCGCGCCGCAGATCACCCTGTCGCACTCCTACCTGCCGAACCGCGTCGGCACGGCGAGCGGTCTCACCCTCGGTTTGACGCTCTCGCTCGGCGGATTCCTCAACCCGCTGCTCGGCGTGCTCGCCGACAACACCACGGTGCACACCGTCTTCGCCCTGATCGCCGTGTTGCTCGCCGTCGGGTTCGCCCTGTCGTTCCTCCTCCGCGAGCGCACCGCGCTGAGCTCCACGAAGTCGCTCTAA
- a CDS encoding MaoC/PaaZ C-terminal domain-containing protein yields MPHYFEDFQAGQTFVTPGKTVTETDVVMFAALTNDNNQLHTDAEFAAATRYGQRLVHGLYGASLALGLIARTGVFEGSSAALLGIDEWRFTAPVFIGDTLTCTVEILGLRLTSSGTTGVVERRLTLRNQRDEIVQSGRMDMLMLTRPAAPGVAK; encoded by the coding sequence ATGCCGCACTACTTCGAGGACTTCCAGGCCGGGCAGACCTTCGTCACGCCCGGCAAGACGGTCACGGAGACCGACGTGGTGATGTTCGCCGCGCTCACCAACGACAACAACCAGCTGCACACCGATGCCGAGTTCGCGGCGGCCACCCGCTACGGGCAGCGCCTGGTGCACGGCCTCTACGGCGCGTCGCTCGCGCTCGGGCTGATCGCCCGCACCGGCGTGTTCGAGGGCTCGTCGGCGGCACTCCTCGGCATCGACGAGTGGCGCTTCACCGCCCCGGTGTTCATCGGTGACACTCTGACCTGCACCGTCGAGATCCTGGGCCTGCGCCTCACCTCCTCGGGCACGACGGGTGTGGTCGAGCGCCGCCTGACCCTCCGCAACCAGCGCGACGAGATCGTGCAGTCGGGTCGCATGGACATGCTCATGCTCACGCGCCCCGCCGCTCCCGGCGTCGCGAAGTAG